The Micromonospora krabiensis genome window below encodes:
- a CDS encoding CTP synthase, translating to MALSARTTRHIFVTGGVASSLGKGLTASSLGNLLSARGLRVVMQKLDPYLNVDPGTMNPFQHGEVFVTEDGAETDLDVGHYERFLDRALSGKANVTTGQIYSDVIAKERRGEYLGDTVQVIPHITNEIKARILGMADPDADGQVPDVVITEVGGTVGDIESLPFLEAIRQVRHDLGRDNCFYLHVSLVPYLAPSGELKTKPTQHSVAQLRNIGIQPDALVCRSDREIPEKLKHKLSLYCDVDAEAVVAAPDAPSIYDIPKVLHREGLDAYVVRRLGLSFRDVDWNSWDDLLERVHQPRHTVTVAVVGKYVDLPDAYLSVSEAIRAAGFGHRARVQLRWVPSDECVTPAGAAAALAGVDGIVIPGGFGVRGIEGKIGTARYARENGIPLLGLCLGLQCMTIEVARHLAGLEGANSLEFDEDARHPVIATMADQEDIVAGKGDLGGTMRLGAYPATLAEGSLVAEAYGNTQVSERHRHRYEVNNAYRDALTKAGLHISGTSPDGRLVEFIELDRGLHPFFVATQAHPELKSRPTRPHPLFASFVKAAIAYSQADQLPVDLEAPAAEQAARNGVSAKAASAS from the coding sequence TTGGCCCTTTCAGCACGGACGACCAGGCACATTTTCGTCACCGGGGGCGTGGCCTCCTCGCTGGGTAAGGGCCTCACCGCCTCCAGCCTCGGCAATCTGCTCTCCGCGCGGGGTCTGCGCGTGGTCATGCAGAAGCTCGACCCCTACCTGAACGTCGACCCCGGGACGATGAACCCGTTCCAGCACGGCGAGGTCTTCGTCACCGAGGACGGCGCCGAGACCGACCTCGACGTCGGGCACTACGAGCGGTTCCTCGACCGGGCGCTCTCCGGCAAGGCCAACGTCACGACCGGCCAGATCTACTCGGACGTGATCGCCAAGGAGCGGCGCGGCGAGTACCTGGGCGACACCGTCCAGGTCATCCCGCACATCACCAACGAGATCAAGGCCCGGATCCTCGGCATGGCCGACCCGGACGCCGACGGCCAGGTGCCCGACGTGGTGATCACCGAGGTCGGCGGCACGGTCGGTGACATCGAGTCGCTGCCGTTCCTGGAGGCGATCCGGCAGGTCCGTCACGACCTTGGCCGGGACAACTGCTTCTACCTGCACGTCTCGCTGGTGCCGTACCTGGCGCCGTCGGGCGAGCTGAAGACGAAGCCGACCCAGCACTCGGTGGCGCAGCTGCGCAACATCGGTATCCAGCCGGACGCCCTGGTCTGCCGCTCCGACCGGGAGATCCCGGAGAAGCTCAAGCACAAGCTCTCGCTCTACTGCGACGTGGACGCGGAGGCGGTCGTCGCCGCCCCGGACGCCCCGAGCATCTACGACATCCCGAAGGTGCTGCACCGGGAGGGCCTGGACGCGTACGTGGTGCGCCGCCTCGGGCTCTCCTTCCGGGACGTGGACTGGAACAGCTGGGACGACCTGCTGGAGCGGGTGCACCAGCCGCGCCACACGGTGACCGTCGCCGTGGTCGGCAAGTACGTCGACCTGCCCGACGCGTACCTGTCGGTCAGCGAGGCGATCCGCGCCGCCGGGTTCGGTCACCGGGCCCGGGTGCAGCTGCGCTGGGTGCCCAGCGACGAGTGCGTCACCCCGGCCGGCGCGGCGGCCGCCCTGGCCGGCGTGGACGGCATCGTGATCCCCGGCGGCTTCGGGGTCCGCGGCATCGAGGGCAAGATCGGCACCGCCCGGTACGCCCGGGAGAACGGCATCCCGCTGCTCGGCCTCTGCCTCGGCCTCCAGTGCATGACCATCGAGGTCGCCCGGCACCTGGCCGGCCTGGAGGGCGCCAACTCGCTGGAGTTCGACGAGGACGCCCGGCACCCGGTCATCGCCACGATGGCCGACCAGGAGGACATCGTCGCCGGCAAGGGCGACCTGGGCGGCACCATGCGGCTCGGGGCGTACCCGGCGACGCTCGCCGAGGGCTCGCTGGTCGCCGAGGCGTACGGCAACACCCAGGTCAGCGAGCGGCACCGGCACCGGTACGAGGTGAACAACGCCTACCGGGACGCGCTGACCAAGGCGGGCCTGCACATCTCCGGCACCTCCCCGGACGGCCGGCTGGTCGAGTTCATCGAGCTGGACCGGGGCCTGCACCCGTTCTTCGTGGCCACCCAGGCGCACCCCGAGCTGAAGAGCCGGCCCACCCGGCCGCACCCGTTGTTCGCGTCGTTCGTGAAGGCGGCGATCGCGTACTCGCAGGCCGACCAGCTCCCGGTCGACCTGGAGGCGCCGGCCGCCGAGCAGGCCGCCCGCAACGGTGTGTCGGCGAAGGCGGCGTCCGCGTCGTGA
- a CDS encoding glycosyltransferase family 4 protein, whose protein sequence is MTDASSAPRWPGSVALVLASSTGGVGQHVRSVARGLTAAGASVLVCGPAATEEQFAFTGVGARFQPVEIPASPTPADARAVAALRRRLTDTPVDVVHAHGLRAGLVAVLARPSAPLVVTWHNAVLAGGLRGAVSRVVERVVARGARVALGASADLVDRAAALGAADARLAPVAAPTLPAPRRRRAAVRAEFGVTDAQPLIVSVGRLHPQKRYDVLVDAAARWRTRNPAPVVVVAGSGPAYLPLAARISAARAPVTLLGHRTDVADLLSGADLAVVTSDWEARQLFAQEALRAGVPLVATAVGGLPELVGDAAELVPPGDVDAVDTAVRALLDDPRRRADLGRRGAERAATWPTEADTVAALVGLYTELAPDASGPTGPDADAPSTGHR, encoded by the coding sequence ATGACCGACGCCTCGTCGGCGCCGCGCTGGCCCGGCTCGGTGGCGCTGGTACTCGCCTCCAGCACCGGTGGGGTGGGTCAGCACGTCCGGTCCGTGGCCCGCGGCCTCACCGCCGCCGGCGCGTCCGTGCTGGTGTGCGGCCCGGCCGCCACGGAGGAACAGTTCGCCTTCACCGGCGTGGGCGCCCGTTTCCAGCCGGTCGAGATCCCGGCCAGCCCCACCCCCGCCGACGCCCGGGCCGTCGCGGCGCTGCGCCGGAGGCTCACCGACACCCCGGTGGACGTGGTCCACGCCCACGGCCTGCGCGCCGGGCTGGTCGCCGTGCTCGCGCGACCGTCGGCGCCACTCGTGGTCACCTGGCACAACGCCGTGCTCGCCGGCGGCCTGCGGGGCGCGGTGTCCCGGGTCGTCGAGCGGGTCGTCGCGCGGGGGGCCCGGGTCGCGCTCGGCGCCTCCGCCGACCTCGTCGACCGGGCGGCCGCCCTGGGCGCCGCCGACGCCCGGCTCGCCCCGGTCGCCGCGCCCACGCTGCCGGCTCCGCGCCGCCGTCGGGCCGCGGTGCGCGCCGAGTTCGGCGTCACCGACGCGCAGCCGCTGATCGTCTCGGTCGGCCGGCTGCACCCCCAGAAGCGGTACGACGTGCTGGTCGACGCGGCCGCCCGATGGCGTACGCGCAACCCCGCGCCGGTGGTGGTGGTCGCCGGCAGCGGCCCCGCGTACCTGCCGCTGGCGGCCCGGATCTCCGCCGCCCGGGCGCCGGTGACCCTCCTCGGCCACCGCACCGATGTGGCCGACCTGCTCTCCGGCGCCGACCTCGCGGTCGTCACCAGCGACTGGGAGGCCCGGCAACTGTTCGCCCAGGAGGCGCTGCGGGCCGGCGTACCGCTGGTCGCCACCGCCGTCGGCGGCCTGCCGGAGCTGGTCGGCGACGCGGCGGAGCTGGTGCCTCCCGGCGACGTCGACGCGGTCGACACCGCGGTCCGCGCGCTGCTCGACGACCCGCGGCGGCGCGCCGACCTGGGCCGGCGCGGCGCCGAACGGGCGGCGACCTGGCCCACCGAGGCCGACACGGTCGCCGCGCTGGTCGGGCTCTACACCGAGCTGGCACCCGACGCGAGCGGCCCGACCGGCCCGGACGCGGATGCGCCGTCGACGGGACACCGGTGA
- the murJ gene encoding murein biosynthesis integral membrane protein MurJ gives MTRPAPLAGAGRVAGAAALIAVLTVVSRLAGFGRTSVFTWTLAGTDLGGTYVVANNLPNIVFEIVAGGALASLVVPLLAGAVEAGDRRAVDATTGALLTWTLTLLVPLALAVALLAHPLIGLLGHGLHPEQREAGARMLLLFAPQLPLYGIGVVLTGVLQAHRRFAWPVIAPLLSSVTVIAVYLGFTAWQGRLATVGSVSRGGELLLAGGTTLGVVVLSLSLLIPLRRLGLRLRPGYGFPPDARRRVGGLAVAGVVAVTAQQIALAVALNQVTYGARSNPGVYNIAQTIYFLPWSVLAVPLAVAAYPTLVAARAAGDERTYRHTLAPAVRGVVLFSLLGAAALVGTAQPVGHLFFPEDPQAAATAAAAVAGFAPGLLGYGLFAVLTRALYARGATRSATVATAVGWLAVPVLAVLLGRLLPLDDRVLAVTLATSLGMLLLGGLLIAAVVRSAGRDALAGVGRAGAAGLLAAAVAGLAGAAVARWLDGLVDSTPTTSGALAQGMLSGVVVGALFLAVAWLTDARDLRPLLAAVTRRLGRRRPPATAGTQEDQRPGERGDGKETVSS, from the coding sequence GTGACCAGACCGGCACCCCTCGCCGGCGCCGGCCGGGTGGCCGGAGCGGCCGCGCTCATCGCCGTCCTCACCGTCGTCAGCCGGCTCGCCGGCTTCGGCCGCACCTCCGTGTTCACCTGGACGCTGGCCGGCACCGACCTCGGCGGCACCTACGTGGTCGCGAACAACCTGCCGAACATCGTCTTCGAGATCGTGGCCGGCGGGGCGCTGGCCAGTCTCGTCGTACCGCTGCTGGCCGGCGCGGTGGAGGCGGGCGACCGGCGGGCGGTGGACGCCACCACCGGCGCGCTGCTGACCTGGACGCTCACCCTGCTCGTTCCGCTGGCCCTCGCGGTGGCCCTGCTGGCCCACCCGCTGATCGGCCTGCTCGGCCACGGCCTGCACCCGGAGCAACGGGAGGCCGGCGCCCGGATGCTGCTGCTCTTCGCACCCCAACTGCCGCTGTACGGCATCGGCGTCGTGCTCACCGGGGTGCTCCAGGCCCACCGGCGGTTCGCCTGGCCGGTGATCGCCCCGCTGCTGTCCAGTGTCACCGTGATCGCGGTCTACCTCGGCTTCACCGCCTGGCAGGGCCGGCTCGCCACGGTCGGTTCGGTGAGCCGGGGCGGGGAGCTGCTGCTCGCCGGCGGCACCACCCTCGGCGTGGTCGTGCTCTCCCTGTCGCTGCTGATCCCGCTGCGCCGGCTCGGGCTGCGCCTGCGACCCGGCTACGGGTTCCCGCCCGACGCCCGGAGGCGGGTCGGCGGGCTGGCCGTCGCCGGCGTGGTGGCGGTCACCGCGCAGCAGATCGCCCTGGCCGTCGCGCTGAACCAGGTGACGTACGGGGCCCGCTCCAACCCGGGCGTCTACAACATCGCCCAGACCATCTACTTCCTGCCCTGGTCGGTGCTGGCCGTGCCGCTGGCGGTGGCCGCGTACCCGACCCTGGTGGCCGCCCGCGCGGCCGGCGACGAGCGCACCTACCGGCACACCCTGGCGCCGGCCGTACGCGGGGTCGTGCTGTTCAGCCTGCTCGGCGCCGCCGCGCTGGTCGGCACCGCGCAGCCGGTGGGACACCTGTTCTTCCCCGAGGACCCGCAGGCCGCGGCGACCGCCGCGGCCGCCGTCGCCGGGTTCGCGCCCGGCCTGCTCGGCTACGGCCTCTTCGCCGTCCTCACCCGGGCCCTCTACGCCCGCGGCGCGACCCGGTCGGCGACCGTCGCGACGGCGGTCGGCTGGCTGGCCGTGCCGGTCCTCGCCGTCCTGCTCGGGCGGTTGCTGCCCCTCGACGACCGGGTGCTGGCGGTCACCCTGGCCACCTCCCTCGGCATGCTGCTCCTCGGGGGTCTGCTGATCGCCGCCGTGGTCCGGTCCGCCGGCCGGGACGCGTTGGCCGGCGTCGGTCGGGCCGGAGCCGCGGGTCTGCTCGCCGCCGCGGTCGCCGGCCTCGCCGGCGCGGCCGTCGCCCGCTGGCTCGACGGCCTCGTCGACTCGACCCCGACGACATCCGGAGCGCTCGCGCAGGGCATGCTGTCCGGTGTCGTGGTCGGCGCCCTGTTCCTCGCCGTCGCCTGGCTGACCGACGCGCGGGACCTCCGGCCGCTGCTCGCGGCGGTGACCCGCCGCCTCGGCCGGCGACGCCCGCCGGCCACCGCCGGCACGCAGGAGGACCAGCGCCCCGGGGAGCGGGGCGACGGGAAGGAGACCGTTTCCTCATGA
- a CDS encoding copper transporter has protein sequence MINFRYHVVSLTAVFLALAIGLVVGTAALNGPVADSLEGQVTGLRKDNQHWRQTVDNLEKQLESEEGFAAEMAQVFLPGKLAGRRVLVLSLPTGREHTEGVVKMLQLAGADITGRVDLQDKFINPDNNNNLLELAVTAARPTSAQTTGLPGNGHGVETSSALLASVLLDRAQGMAPVSEADRRSIVAAYTNAGYLTTEDRVTGPAESVVVISGQPYVDKDSAKKDESVVKIAEQFDRTGAIVVGGNGSAGGNLVAIVRGDPVLSQSISTVDNANTIQGQLVTTLALVQQLTEKKAGQYGVGDNAASLLPKLPQ, from the coding sequence GTGATCAACTTCCGGTACCACGTGGTGTCGCTGACCGCGGTTTTCCTGGCCCTGGCCATCGGGCTGGTGGTCGGCACAGCCGCCCTCAACGGCCCGGTGGCCGACTCGCTCGAGGGGCAGGTCACCGGTCTGCGCAAGGACAACCAGCACTGGCGCCAGACGGTCGACAACCTGGAGAAGCAGCTGGAGTCGGAGGAGGGCTTCGCGGCCGAGATGGCGCAGGTCTTCCTGCCCGGCAAGCTCGCCGGCCGCCGGGTGCTGGTGCTGAGCCTGCCGACCGGCCGCGAGCACACCGAGGGCGTCGTCAAGATGCTCCAGCTCGCCGGGGCCGACATCACCGGACGGGTCGACCTGCAGGACAAGTTCATCAACCCGGACAACAACAACAACCTGCTGGAGCTGGCCGTCACGGCGGCGCGGCCGACCAGCGCGCAGACCACCGGGCTGCCCGGCAACGGGCACGGGGTGGAGACGTCCAGCGCGCTGCTGGCCAGCGTCCTGCTGGACCGGGCGCAGGGCATGGCCCCGGTCAGCGAGGCCGACCGCCGGTCGATCGTGGCCGCGTACACGAACGCGGGCTACCTGACCACCGAGGACCGGGTCACCGGCCCGGCCGAGTCGGTCGTGGTGATCAGCGGCCAGCCGTACGTGGACAAGGACTCGGCGAAGAAGGACGAGTCGGTGGTCAAGATCGCCGAGCAGTTCGACCGCACCGGGGCCATCGTCGTCGGCGGCAACGGCTCGGCCGGCGGCAACCTCGTGGCGATCGTGCGGGGCGACCCGGTGCTGTCCCAGTCGATCTCCACCGTCGACAACGCCAACACCATCCAGGGTCAGTTGGTCACCACGCTGGCGCTGGTGCAGCAGCTCACCGAGAAGAAGGCCGGCCAGTACGGCGTGGGCGACAACGCGGCGTCGCTGCTGCCTAAACTGCCCCAGTGA
- the steA gene encoding putative cytokinetic ring protein SteA, with protein MRLPTLRRTRNAVPGSVLGTARLDRRTKRLVGRLRPGDIAVIDHVDLDRVAADSLVAVGVAAVLNAKPSVSGRYPNLGPEVLIGAGIPLLDDLGESVFEQIREGDTVRIEGNTVFVGDEPVAHGSLQDAETVAKAMADAREGLSVQLEAFAANTMDYLKQERDLLLDGVGVPEIQTQIQGRHCLIVVRGYDYKADLDVLRPYIREFKPVLIGVDGGADALVEAGYTPDMIIGDMDSVTDDVLRCGAEVIVHAYPDGRAPGLPRVTGLGVPAVTFPAAATSEDLAMLLADEKGASLLVAVGTHATLVEFLDKGRGGMASTFLTRLKVGGKLVDAKGVSRLYRQSISGSSLLLLVLSAIAAMASAVAVSTVGKAYLGVVSEWWDNFVFQLGQLF; from the coding sequence ATGCGTCTACCCACGTTGCGCCGGACCCGGAACGCGGTCCCGGGCAGTGTCCTCGGCACCGCGCGCCTCGACCGCCGGACGAAACGCCTGGTCGGCAGGCTCCGCCCCGGCGACATCGCGGTGATCGACCACGTCGACCTCGACCGGGTGGCGGCGGACTCGCTCGTCGCCGTCGGTGTCGCGGCGGTGCTCAACGCGAAGCCATCGGTCTCCGGCCGCTACCCCAATCTCGGCCCCGAGGTGCTGATCGGGGCGGGCATCCCGCTCCTGGACGACCTGGGGGAGAGCGTCTTCGAGCAGATCCGGGAGGGCGACACCGTCCGGATCGAGGGCAACACGGTCTTCGTGGGCGACGAGCCGGTGGCGCACGGCAGCCTGCAGGACGCGGAGACGGTGGCCAAGGCGATGGCCGACGCCCGCGAGGGCCTGTCGGTGCAGTTGGAGGCGTTCGCCGCCAACACGATGGACTACCTGAAGCAGGAACGGGACCTGCTGCTCGACGGCGTGGGCGTGCCGGAGATCCAGACGCAGATCCAGGGGCGGCACTGCCTGATCGTCGTCCGCGGCTACGACTACAAGGCCGACCTGGACGTGCTGCGGCCCTACATCCGGGAGTTCAAGCCGGTGCTGATCGGCGTCGACGGCGGCGCGGACGCGCTCGTCGAGGCCGGCTACACCCCCGACATGATCATCGGCGACATGGATTCGGTCACCGACGACGTGCTGCGCTGCGGCGCCGAGGTGATCGTGCACGCCTACCCCGACGGGCGGGCGCCCGGGCTGCCCCGGGTGACCGGTCTCGGCGTCCCGGCGGTGACGTTTCCGGCCGCCGCCACGAGCGAGGACCTGGCGATGCTGCTGGCCGACGAGAAGGGCGCGTCCCTGCTGGTCGCCGTCGGCACCCACGCCACCCTCGTCGAGTTCCTCGACAAGGGCCGCGGCGGCATGGCCTCGACGTTCCTCACCCGGCTCAAGGTGGGCGGCAAGCTGGTCGACGCCAAGGGCGTGAGCCGGCTCTACCGGCAGAGCATCTCCGGCTCGTCCCTGCTGCTGCTCGTGCTCTCGGCGATCGCCGCGATGGCCTCCGCGGTGGCCGTGTCCACGGTCGGGAAGGCGTACCTGGGCGTGGTCTCCGAGTGGTGGGACAATTTCGTGTTCCAGCTGGGCCAGCTCTTCTAG
- the recN gene encoding DNA repair protein RecN — protein sequence MLEELRITGLGVIEDTTLPLTGGMNVITGETGAGKTMVVTGLGLLFGGRADAGRVRADPGRAVVEGRLRLAGRVAGTVHARITDAGGEPDDDGSLLMSRTVTVEGRSRAHVGGRSMPVSMLGEVGEQVVAVHGQSDQLRLLRPAEQRAALDRFAGPEHEKLLDALREAHAGWRRVVDDLADRRRNARERNQEADLLRLGLDEITRVDPQPGEDDELKTEAQRLEHAEGLRTAAQLAQQCVAGGAEAADETPDATSLLGTARRTLEAQAGTDPALGDLAVRLEEAATLVTDVSAELSAYLATLDADPARLQVVYERRAALRALTRKYADDVDGVIAWAERARARLSDLDTSDELLDELEREGHRLAAEVADLAGRVTASRREAATRFAEEVTVELAGLAMPHARIEVAVLPRPAGRGEPALSVGGVEVGVGPDGGDEVELRLLAHPGAPALPLQRGASGGELSRVMLAIEVVFAGSGGPPTLVFDEVDAGVGGQAAVEIGRRLARLARSHQVLVVTHLPQVAAFADRHLVVAKDTGGAVTTSGVRVVEDTERARELARMLAGLPDSDLGIAHAEELLAVAAKERRA from the coding sequence GTGCTGGAAGAGCTGCGCATCACCGGACTGGGCGTCATCGAGGACACCACGCTCCCGTTGACCGGCGGGATGAACGTCATCACCGGCGAGACCGGTGCGGGCAAGACCATGGTGGTGACCGGTCTCGGCCTGCTCTTCGGCGGCCGGGCCGACGCCGGGCGGGTGCGGGCCGACCCGGGCCGCGCCGTGGTGGAGGGGCGGCTGCGGCTGGCCGGGCGGGTCGCCGGGACGGTGCACGCCCGCATCACCGACGCCGGCGGCGAGCCAGACGACGACGGCTCCCTGCTGATGAGCCGCACGGTGACCGTCGAGGGCCGGTCCCGGGCCCACGTGGGCGGGCGCAGCATGCCCGTGTCGATGCTCGGGGAGGTCGGCGAGCAGGTGGTGGCGGTGCACGGCCAGTCCGACCAGCTGCGGCTGCTGCGCCCGGCCGAGCAGCGGGCCGCGCTCGACCGGTTCGCCGGGCCGGAGCACGAGAAGCTGCTCGACGCGCTGCGCGAGGCCCACGCGGGCTGGCGGCGGGTGGTCGACGACCTGGCCGACCGGCGGCGCAACGCCCGGGAACGCAACCAGGAGGCCGACCTGCTGCGGCTGGGTCTCGACGAGATCACCCGGGTCGATCCGCAGCCCGGCGAGGACGACGAGCTGAAGACCGAGGCGCAGCGCCTGGAGCACGCCGAGGGGCTGCGCACCGCCGCGCAGCTCGCGCAGCAGTGCGTGGCCGGTGGCGCCGAGGCGGCCGACGAGACCCCCGACGCGACCTCGCTGCTCGGCACCGCCCGACGAACGCTGGAGGCGCAGGCGGGCACCGACCCGGCGCTGGGCGACCTGGCCGTCCGCCTGGAGGAGGCGGCGACCCTGGTCACCGACGTCTCCGCCGAGCTGTCGGCCTACCTCGCCACGCTCGACGCGGATCCGGCCCGGTTGCAGGTGGTCTACGAGCGCCGCGCGGCGCTGCGCGCGCTCACCCGCAAGTACGCCGACGACGTCGACGGGGTGATCGCCTGGGCCGAGCGGGCCCGCGCCCGGCTGTCCGATCTGGACACCTCCGACGAGCTTCTCGACGAGTTGGAGCGGGAGGGGCACCGGCTGGCCGCCGAGGTCGCCGACCTGGCGGGTCGGGTGACCGCGTCCCGGCGGGAGGCGGCGACCCGGTTCGCGGAGGAGGTCACCGTCGAGCTGGCGGGGCTGGCCATGCCGCACGCCCGGATCGAGGTGGCGGTGCTGCCCCGGCCGGCCGGCCGGGGCGAGCCGGCGCTGTCGGTGGGCGGAGTCGAGGTCGGCGTCGGCCCGGACGGCGGCGACGAGGTGGAGCTGCGTCTGCTGGCTCACCCGGGCGCGCCCGCGCTGCCGCTGCAGCGGGGTGCCTCCGGCGGTGAGCTGTCCCGGGTGATGCTCGCGATCGAGGTGGTCTTCGCCGGCTCCGGCGGCCCGCCCACGCTGGTCTTCGACGAGGTCGACGCGGGGGTCGGCGGCCAGGCGGCGGTGGAGATCGGCCGCCGGCTGGCCCGGTTGGCGCGCAGTCACCAGGTCCTGGTGGTCACCCACCTGCCGCAGGTCGCCGCGTTCGCCGACCGGCACCTGGTGGTGGCCAAGGACACCGGCGGTGCGGTGACCACCAGCGGCGTCCGGGTGGTGGAGGACACCGAGCGGGCGCGGGAGTTGGCCCGGATGCTGGCGGGTTTGCCGGATTCAGATCTGGGTATCGCCCACGCCGAGGAGCTTCTGGCCGTGGCGGCCAAGGAAAGGCGGGCGTGA
- a CDS encoding helix-turn-helix domain-containing protein, producing the protein MLDVIGLTPDDEELYRCLVQLTVASVDELAERLDRPRAVILGGLDALRAKGLVVPAGPEPDAPLRPLAPDIPLGAALLRRQEALEAARAAVTQLTEEYRAGMRRHNADHLVEVITGAQVLRERLRDLQNGARTEVLWFCRANPLAMNGEDNLEEFDALARGVRYRAIYEREMLLEPGALEDVDRGVRAGEQARVLDRLPVRLAIVDGTTAVCPLVPDRGSGEPSAAVIGRSQLLDALIALFESHWLMATPVRSAALPVDDGGGYRPDADETRLLSLFVAGVPDKSIASQLGVSRRTVQRRLADLMAVAGVDTRPGLAFQAARRGWI; encoded by the coding sequence GTGTTGGACGTGATCGGCCTGACCCCGGACGACGAGGAGCTCTACCGCTGCCTGGTCCAGCTCACCGTCGCGTCGGTCGACGAGCTGGCCGAGCGGCTGGACCGGCCCCGCGCCGTGATCCTCGGCGGGCTCGACGCGCTGCGGGCCAAGGGCCTGGTCGTGCCCGCCGGCCCGGAGCCCGACGCGCCGCTGCGCCCGCTCGCGCCGGACATCCCGCTCGGCGCGGCGCTGCTGCGCCGGCAGGAGGCCCTGGAGGCGGCCCGCGCGGCGGTCACCCAGCTCACCGAGGAGTACCGGGCGGGAATGCGCCGGCACAACGCCGATCACCTGGTCGAGGTGATCACCGGAGCGCAGGTCCTCCGCGAGCGGCTCCGCGACCTGCAGAACGGCGCCCGGACGGAGGTGCTCTGGTTCTGCCGGGCCAACCCCCTCGCCATGAACGGCGAGGACAACCTCGAGGAGTTCGACGCGCTCGCCCGCGGGGTCCGCTACCGGGCCATCTACGAGCGGGAGATGCTCCTCGAACCGGGCGCGCTGGAGGACGTCGACCGGGGCGTCCGCGCCGGCGAACAGGCCCGCGTGCTCGACCGGCTGCCGGTGCGGCTGGCCATCGTGGACGGTACGACGGCGGTCTGCCCGCTGGTGCCCGACCGCGGCAGCGGCGAACCCAGCGCCGCGGTGATCGGCCGCAGCCAACTGCTCGACGCGCTGATCGCCCTGTTCGAGAGCCACTGGCTGATGGCGACCCCGGTACGTTCCGCCGCCCTGCCCGTCGACGACGGCGGCGGCTACCGGCCGGACGCCGACGAGACCCGCCTGCTCTCCCTCTTCGTGGCCGGTGTGCCGGACAAGTCGATCGCCTCGCAACTCGGGGTGAGCCGGCGCACCGTCCAGCGACGCCTCGCCGACCTGATGGCGGTCGCCGGCGTCGACACCCGGCCCGGGCTGGCTTTCCAGGCCGCCCGGCGCGGCTGGATCTGA